The genomic interval AAATCAAATAACATTTTATTTCGTTTTAACTGAACTAGGATATCAAACAACATTTTTATTTCGTTTTTAACTGACCTGACAGGATTAATCCGCCTTGGCGGACTGTCTGTTTTATCACCTCTCAATTTCGGAAAAATAATCTTCCAAATCAACAAGAATCACCCTATTAGTAGGAATGGGGAAATAAAAATTATATCTCAAAGTTCATTTAATATGAGTGCGCTTATTTGTATATTTAACGCTTAATGGAAGTCGATACAAACGTAAATACTGAAGCTGCAAAAGAACAGGAAAATGCAGTAAGAAACCACGAATATTGGGCAAAGCTGCCTGAGTTCGAGGGTCCTCTGGATATCCTGCTTCACTTTATCAAAGCCGATGAGCTTGATATATATAATATCCCTATTTCAAAAATCACACGTGATTTTCTGGGATATGTAAATTATATGCAGTCGCTTGATATTGAATTTGCCGGCGAGTTTTTGCTGATGGCTTCCGAGCTGATGAAAATTAAGGCGAAGATGTTAATTCCTGTCTTAAACGAAGACGGTGAATTGGTAGATGAAGAAGATCCGAGACTGACACTCATAAGAAAACTTCTTGAGTACAAAAGATTTAAAGATGCAACTGAAGAGCTTGCAATGCTTGAAATGGAAGCTCGCAAGAAATTCTCAAGAAATTATTTTGATAGCGATGTGAGAATAACTGAAACAGATGTGGATGTTTTGAACGACCCTTCACTGAAGAACATAAATATTTTCAATCTTATAAAAGCATATAAGATTGTACTTAGCGGCTTGACTAAGGAACGCACTGTGCACCCGATTGAAGTCCTTGATGTATCACAGGAAGGACAGCAGGAATACGTGATGAATTTACTGGAAGAAAAAGGTGAAGTTGATTTTATGGAAATAATAATTGCGCTTAACGACAGATTAAAATTAATATTTACTTTTTTAGCATTACTTCAACTTGGTTTAGACGGATTAATTGAAATAACAGTTGACCCCCAAAATCTTACCAGCTTTAAGCTGAAAAAGAGATTAATTCCACTCGAAGAATTATAACATTAAACAGCATTGCCCGCATAATTGGTAAATA from Bacteroidota bacterium carries:
- a CDS encoding segregation/condensation protein A is translated as MEVDTNVNTEAAKEQENAVRNHEYWAKLPEFEGPLDILLHFIKADELDIYNIPISKITRDFLGYVNYMQSLDIEFAGEFLLMASELMKIKAKMLIPVLNEDGELVDEEDPRLTLIRKLLEYKRFKDATEELAMLEMEARKKFSRNYFDSDVRITETDVDVLNDPSLKNINIFNLIKAYKIVLSGLTKERTVHPIEVLDVSQEGQQEYVMNLLEEKGEVDFMEIIIALNDRLKLIFTFLALLQLGLDGLIEITVDPQNLTSFKLKKRLIPLEEL